AGATTTTCGAATGATTTTTTTATTAACTATTGCTTTAATCATTGCAGCCATCTTCATCACCCACCCTTCCAAAATTTACACATAGTATAACTAAAATATCCTTAAACTGTCAATTCATTTTCGAGTTGTACAGTTTCTTACTCAATCCTCACGGAAGGTTAAAGAGCCCGCATCCGATTGTTCCTGGCATTGTGCTCCAGCTCCGCAAGCCCTAGCTCTTCCATTAATGGAGGGACGTACATTCCGAATCTTCCCCGGAGTCCCTTCTTTAAGCCGTACCAGCCCCCAACTGGATTGTCGGGTGACCTTCCCCATGCTTCAACAGTACCTTCCTTAGCGGGCTTCTGCTCGTCCGCACTGCCAAGCTCGATCCAGTCTCCATGCTCTTTAAGCATGCTATGTAGATCCGATATACAACGGTAATCATAGTGCAGAACCGTTTTACCTACAGTGCACACTATAATTTCCTTTCCGTCCTTCTCGTCCTTATACATCTCGTACTCAGAGGTTTGAGGCGGAGTTTTCAGTTTCCACGGATTTTCTTTTGTACCATACACTGTTGTCATCTGGTTACTCCTCTTAAATGTAATGCTTATTCATCCGTATAGACCTTCAGGTCGGAAAGAGTAAAGCCGTTTTTTCCATCCGCGCTTTTAGTAGTATCGTACAGCTTGTCGAAAGTTATGATAAGAAGACCAGGATCATTAGGATCAACGTCAATTGTAATGACTTTAGATTTACTGGCATTCACTCTAATCTCGGCAGTTCCTGATCCTTGGGCTTTCACATTCATATCCGTTGTTCCTGTATTCTTGAAAGTGAAGCTTACCTTATTTGCTTTAGAATCAGATAATACGATTTGTGAGAAGAAGTTATTATTATTAACGAATTTATTGTTGCTGTACTTCAATTCCTCATAGCTCAATATAGAACTATCTATTAATTCCTTTGCCGTATAATAGTCACCATCAGTCGTATCTGTGCTGGCATCGCCATCAGAGCTTTCCAAATAATCTTGGCCATAATAACCCTTCAATAGAGAATAAACCTTATCTTTTACTTTCTGTGGAAGTTTATCCGTATCCGCAAAAGGAGTATTCTTGCCTGCCTTCTCTGTTACGAATTTTGGAGTACCCTTGGAATCAAGCAAATAAACATTTACTGTATAATCGGCCACCTGAAAACCTTCAGATGAAGCCGTGAGCAAGTATCCTTTCAGCTTAAAAGCTTGTCCTAAAGCTTTCGTTGCAGCGCCTTCCTTCGTAATGTCCATATTAAAATGTTTAATATAACCATTATTATCGGCTATAAAGCTCCGAATATTCTTAAAGGTATTTGTAGATGTAGACGTAATTTTAATAGAAGGGTGTAAAATACTTTTAATTAAATTGATATCCCCTTTTTCTACTGCGGTCATATATTTTGTAATGACTGCAAGCTGTGCCTTACTAGGCGCTTTAGAAGTGGTGGCAGCGAAAACAGAGCTACCGTTTGCTAATAACAATACGAGCATTAATAATACCGAAATCCCTTTTTTCATTTTTCGCATCTCCTCTAATGTTGATTCACTGCTGTTAATCTGTAGTCAATAGACCTATGACAGCCTTTGACATTCCCAATATTATACTTCAATATACCCATTATAAAAAGCCGATCATAAGATCGGCTTGGGAAAAACATAAATAAGCAGCTTATATTAGACCATAACCTTACAAATATCGTTAGTAAACTCTACCGGATCCTCAATCGGCAATCCTTCAATTAACAGAGCTTGATTGTACAACAGCATCGTATACAGATTTAGCTTCTCCTGATCCTTCTCAAAAGCATCCTTCAAGGATTGGAACACCGCATGGTTAACATTAATCTCAAGCACCTTTTCCGCTTTTACATTCGGATTATTCGGCATGGCGTTCAATATTTTTTCCATCTCGATTGTGACTTCGCCTTCCGTGGAAAGACATACAGGGTGACTTCTTAATCTCTTAGACGCCCTAACGTTTTTCACTTTACCGGACAGCAGGCCTGCCATCGATTCAAACAGATCCTTATTGTCTTTCTCCTCGGATTCTGTTTCTTTATCCTTCTCATCTGCTTCAATTCCCAGGTCGCCGCTGGAGACAGATTTGAATTCTTTTTCCTTATAAGACGTTAGCATCTTAATCGCGAATTCGTCAATATCGTCTGTAAAATAGAGAATTTCGTAGCCTTTGTCAGATACGAGCTCCGTTTGTGGAAGCTTCTCGATTCTTTCGTTTGTTGCCCCAGTAGCGTAGTAAATGTATTTCTGATCCTCTGGCATTCTTAAAACGTATTCCTCGAGAGTAACCTGCTTCTTCTCCGTTGAAGAGTAGAACATCAGCAAGTCCTGCAATACGTCCTTGTGAGTACCGTAATCGTTGTAAATACCGAACTTCAATTGTCTACCGAAGGATTTGTAGAATTCATCGTACTTGTCTCTCTCATCCTTCAATAGGCTTAGCAGCTGGCCTTTAATTTTGCTTTGTATGTTCTTGGCGATTAGCTTCAGCTGACGATCATGCTGCAGCAATTCACGCGAAATATTGAGGGATAAATCTTCGGAATCTACCATCCCTTTCACGAAGCTGAAGAAGTCAGGCAGCAAATCCGCGCATTTGTCCATAATGAGCACGCCATTGGAATACAGTTCTAAACCCTTCTCAAATTCCTTGGAGTAAAAATCGAACGGAATACTTCCCGGAATATATAGGATCGCATTGTATCTCACAGCACCATCCGCACTGAGATGGATATGCTTAATCGGCTTATCAAAGCCATAACGCTTCTCGGAATAAAATTGAGCGTAATCTTCCGCAGTAAGCTCGCTTTTATTTTTCTTCCAGATCGGAATTAAGCTGTTAACCGTTTGCTCTTCTTGATAATCCTCGAATTCATTGTCGCTGCCTTCTTTAGGCCTTTTGCCAACTACGTCCATCTTAATCGGATATCTGATGAAATCGGAGTATTTCTTAATGATCGCCTTTAAACGATATTCCTCCAAATACTCATCGTAGCTGTCGTCTTCGGTATTGTCTTTAATTTTCAGAACAACTTCTGAACCTACCGTATCCAACTCAGCTGGCTCAATCGTATATCCGTCTGCCCCAGTGGATTCCCACTTATAAGCGCCGTCTCCATCCAATGCTTTACTTGTGACAGTAACCACATCCGCTACCATGAAAGCAGAATAGAAGCCAACGCCGAATTGACCGATAATATCGTGTCCGTCTTTGGATTCATTATCTTTCTTGAACGCTAATGAGCCGCTCTTCGCAATAACACCTAGGTTGTTCTCCAGGTCTTCCTTAGTCATACCAATTCCGGTATCACGGATAGTTAATGTTCTATTTGCCTTATCGGCAACCACTTTAATATAGTAATTGTCTTTGTCGAAAACCAATTTATCATCAGTCAACGCCTTATAGTAGATCTTGTCAATCGCATCACTGGCATTGGAAACCAGCTCTCTGAGGAAAATCTCCTTTTGCGTATAAATGGAGTTGATCATCATCTCCAATAATCTCTTGGACTCCGCCTTAAACTGTTGCTTAGCCATGAATTGTTCTCCCTTCAATGTTAGAACTAATACTGATAAGATTGAAACAAGTGGTTTAGCACTCCTATTCGGCGAGTGCCAACACTTATTTTTTTAACATTATGGCACACTAAAGTCAAGCAAATTCAAATCAGAAATTCAAATATTAGCTAAAAGGGCTGTCCTCTGATCTTCGCAGACCTTAAAGGACAGCCCTTATATTAAATCACTCTGATGCCGCTTCTACGCGATCAACCATATACGACTTTGAAAGCCTCTTTTATTTTTGGTGAAATTTCATCCCAGTCAGCTTCTGCTGTCTTGGTCACTGTGACAAAATTATTGATTCCAAAAATATTATCCACACCTTCTATGCTTAGTAAAGCTTGAGCTAGAGGATGGTCTGTTTCTGCACCACTTTTCAGAGAAGTACTCTTGGGACCTTCAAATACCCGTTCACTCGTATTAATCTTAATAGCATTCGGATTCGGTGTTTCTTGAATATTGATTTCTACAGCCATATGATCACTCCTACTTAATCTATCGGATGCCTTGAATTTATTCTAATGTCTTAACGAGGCCCACTTACTCTCGAGATAAGTATCAAACTCATCGCCCTTGTCGCCTT
This portion of the Cohnella abietis genome encodes:
- a CDS encoding NifU N-terminal domain-containing protein, with the translated sequence MAVEINIQETPNPNAIKINTSERVFEGPKSTSLKSGAETDHPLAQALLSIEGVDNIFGINNFVTVTKTAEADWDEISPKIKEAFKVVYG
- the htpG gene encoding molecular chaperone HtpG, which gives rise to MAKQQFKAESKRLLEMMINSIYTQKEIFLRELVSNASDAIDKIYYKALTDDKLVFDKDNYYIKVVADKANRTLTIRDTGIGMTKEDLENNLGVIAKSGSLAFKKDNESKDGHDIIGQFGVGFYSAFMVADVVTVTSKALDGDGAYKWESTGADGYTIEPAELDTVGSEVVLKIKDNTEDDSYDEYLEEYRLKAIIKKYSDFIRYPIKMDVVGKRPKEGSDNEFEDYQEEQTVNSLIPIWKKNKSELTAEDYAQFYSEKRYGFDKPIKHIHLSADGAVRYNAILYIPGSIPFDFYSKEFEKGLELYSNGVLIMDKCADLLPDFFSFVKGMVDSEDLSLNISRELLQHDRQLKLIAKNIQSKIKGQLLSLLKDERDKYDEFYKSFGRQLKFGIYNDYGTHKDVLQDLLMFYSSTEKKQVTLEEYVLRMPEDQKYIYYATGATNERIEKLPQTELVSDKGYEILYFTDDIDEFAIKMLTSYKEKEFKSVSSGDLGIEADEKDKETESEEKDNKDLFESMAGLLSGKVKNVRASKRLRSHPVCLSTEGEVTIEMEKILNAMPNNPNVKAEKVLEINVNHAVFQSLKDAFEKDQEKLNLYTMLLYNQALLIEGLPIEDPVEFTNDICKVMV
- a CDS encoding DUF6855 family protein, producing MTTVYGTKENPWKLKTPPQTSEYEMYKDEKDGKEIIVCTVGKTVLHYDYRCISDLHSMLKEHGDWIELGSADEQKPAKEGTVEAWGRSPDNPVGGWYGLKKGLRGRFGMYVPPLMEELGLAELEHNARNNRMRAL